A region of Lycium barbarum isolate Lr01 chromosome 3, ASM1917538v2, whole genome shotgun sequence DNA encodes the following proteins:
- the LOC132630695 gene encoding uncharacterized protein LOC132630695: MEVYIDHMVVKSKRAEDHLIHLNEAFAILRNIDKSRPDKGDRNIPDDLNSKKKVQNFSSKLTLEVEKETIATLGSSSGIWTLYTDRASNESGSGLGLALKVHNREIVRQAIKCPKITNNEAEYEAVLAGLKLALEYGVKSIKLHYDSQLVVNQVNGTFSIKEPRMQKYQTQISNLFAKFKD; encoded by the exons ATGGAGGTGTACATTGACCATATGGTTGTGAAGTCAAAAAGAGCTGAAGATCACTTGATTCATTTAAATGAAGCCTTTGCAATATTAAG GAATATAGATAAATCCAGACCAGATAAAGGCGATAGAAACATTCCCGATGATCTCAACAGCAAAAAGAAGGTTCAAA ACTTTAGTTCAAAATTAACTTTGGAGGTGGAAAAAGAAACCATCGCAACTTTAGGGTCATCCTCTGGGATATGGACCCTATACACGGATAGGGCATCTAATGAAAGTGGGTCGGGATTAGGCTTAGCGCTTAAAGTACACAACAGAGAAATTGTCCGCCAAGCCATTAAATGCCCAAAAATTACTAATAATGAAGCAGAGTATGAGGCTGTTCTTGCAGGTTTAAAACTTGCTTTGGAATATGGAGTAAAAAGCATCAAGTTACACTATGATTCGCAATTAGTGGTCAACCAGGTGAATGGAACTTTCAGTATAAAAGAACCACGAATGCAGAAGTATCAAACGCAGATATCAAACCTCTTTGCAAAATTCAAAGACTAG